From a single Beijerinckia sp. 28-YEA-48 genomic region:
- a CDS encoding GntR family transcriptional regulator, with protein sequence METTLSQTIAQSLAEQIVAGQLEPGRKLDEMSLAARFNVSRSPVRDALHELVTTQLVEYFPRRGFAVAHIEPTKLEDMFEAASEMEALAARMCALRASAADRSRIEFLHKQASAALDRNDVKAYAALNEDFHLAIYAGARNKTIEEMAINLRQRLAPFRLRVFFSPDRVQTSLSEHDAIVQAILAQNSGDAAQAMRDHSTGSVMNVMQHFSKILPNEAEPRRRRIRS encoded by the coding sequence ATGGAAACCACCCTATCCCAAACCATCGCCCAATCCTTGGCCGAGCAGATTGTTGCCGGACAGCTTGAACCTGGCCGTAAGCTGGATGAAATGTCCCTGGCTGCCCGCTTCAATGTCTCACGGAGCCCTGTACGCGACGCTTTACATGAACTGGTGACGACACAGCTCGTCGAATATTTCCCCCGGCGTGGCTTTGCAGTCGCCCATATTGAACCCACTAAACTTGAAGACATGTTCGAAGCTGCAAGCGAGATGGAAGCCTTAGCCGCTCGAATGTGCGCATTACGCGCTAGTGCTGCTGACCGCAGCCGCATCGAGTTCCTTCACAAGCAGGCCAGCGCAGCCTTGGACCGCAATGATGTCAAAGCCTACGCGGCGTTGAACGAAGACTTCCACCTGGCGATCTATGCCGGCGCGCGCAATAAAACCATCGAAGAGATGGCTATCAACTTGCGTCAGCGTCTGGCTCCGTTTCGCCTCCGCGTCTTCTTTTCACCAGACCGTGTTCAGACGTCCCTCTCCGAGCATGACGCCATCGTGCAGGCGATTCTTGCTCAAAACAGTGGTGATGCTGCACAGGCCATGCGCGACCATTCCACCGGCTCCGTGATGAATGTCATGCAACACTTCTCGAAAATCCTACCCAACGAAGCAGAGCCTCGCCGCCGTCGGATACGCAGCTAG
- a CDS encoding alpha/beta hydrolase, producing MSLPPYIPPALRQLMADVGPRWKDDISGHIRLMLDNFSALLKDAPKEGVEVRREIKYGVDPRQAYDLFLPQAAGTGRPAMLFVHGGAFTEGHRNRTDEIYANVLYYLARHGIVGVNIGYRIAPQACYPEASRDIGEVVQAIHNSAPEIGVDPQRIFLMGHSAGGAHVATYAYDRSLHPVAGSGLAGLVIVSGRVRAENRPENPNARRVETYYETTDPGTLDRLSPVSQVDAQSIPTFIAWGEYENPLIDVHCAELVHWLAQAKGYTPPTMWLRGHNHTSTIAHLNTSEDNLGSALRDFINRPR from the coding sequence ATGAGCTTGCCACCCTATATTCCACCAGCGCTGCGCCAACTGATGGCCGATGTCGGCCCGCGCTGGAAAGACGATATCAGCGGGCATATCCGCCTGATGCTCGATAACTTCAGCGCGCTCCTGAAGGATGCACCGAAAGAGGGCGTCGAGGTCAGGCGAGAGATCAAATACGGCGTCGATCCCAGGCAGGCCTATGACCTGTTTCTACCTCAAGCGGCAGGCACGGGCCGACCGGCTATGCTCTTCGTGCATGGCGGCGCCTTCACCGAAGGTCACCGCAACCGCACCGACGAGATTTACGCCAACGTTCTCTACTACCTGGCCCGCCACGGCATCGTCGGCGTGAACATTGGCTATCGTATCGCGCCCCAGGCCTGCTATCCTGAGGCGAGCCGCGACATTGGCGAAGTCGTTCAGGCGATCCATAACAGCGCACCGGAGATCGGCGTCGATCCACAGCGCATCTTTCTAATGGGCCATTCCGCCGGCGGGGCTCATGTGGCGACCTACGCCTATGATCGCAGCTTGCATCCAGTGGCCGGATCGGGGCTTGCCGGGCTTGTCATCGTCAGTGGCCGGGTGCGCGCCGAGAACCGTCCCGAAAACCCCAATGCGCGGCGGGTCGAAACCTATTACGAGACCACTGATCCCGGTACGCTCGATCGGCTGTCGCCCGTGTCACAGGTCGATGCCCAATCGATCCCAACGTTCATCGCCTGGGGCGAATATGAAAACCCACTGATCGACGTACATTGTGCGGAGCTCGTTCACTGGCTTGCACAGGCCAAAGGATATACTCCGCCGACGATGTGGCTGCGCGGGCACAATCACACATCCACCATCGCCCATTTGAACACGAGCGAAGATAATCTCGGTTCAGCCTTGCGTGACTTCATCAATCGCCCACGATAA